One window of Siniperca chuatsi isolate FFG_IHB_CAS linkage group LG19, ASM2008510v1, whole genome shotgun sequence genomic DNA carries:
- the and1 gene encoding actinodin1 → MAGRRKTSFTGVFITILLAVMLLPAFLSAGPIVQKPKGDAGDRIQESAAAAELHRRLIRNRRNISWYKQHSDFWGWYKYFTDNGNQEAVQEMDRIYLAYLQNKNRAEGRRSYKAYLRHLGEIYKSCSDSDDPNCVASYTSRPKPKPEPLKPAPVKTCDPTKDPYCLYAALVQGKSPYLPLVLPAATPAPAPVKAPAPLYVRSAAPAKDPQSGYYYYAPSAVPFLAKEQKAELLRICSSDDVECLQYHLRAAHGYAPSAGPLPSYAHLGCDPKKDPTCKPKLVQKAPTGHYLQYPNCDPLRDPLCAYAASLVAPRAPNPPAPAGPGSCNPLFEEGCNPLTATRFATPPEAYKNDEKEEAAAIRAAPPAAEQNDPYAMFRDAYANANRVTDPYAMYRQASAPASPPASDPYAILRRFMAQAQVNDPYAPRMEAAPESNPNDPFSAIHEAEAAMHRHGPPTPRQQHSFSYPNYEEPAQGQEERHPLGPPGKTKEGYDCFIGYDRECYPIKPNEPRSGVHRRIPYPAEAYEPHLNADGTRNGVLEPSNPHCDPEHDPDCRLRRYEPEQIHTKAQPEYHAEEDHNQGAAESEQQPEQQEQDQYEAEPYQSGQEEPHMFYQPLSQGMPSLQDILRRYGDQYPGQGDRRAYADDYRKK, encoded by the exons CATTCTTGTCTGCTGGACCAATTGTGCAAAAGCCAAAAGGAGATG CGGGAGACCGTATCCAAGAgagcgctgctgctgcagagttaCACAGGAGGCTAATCCGCAACCGCAGGAACATCAGCTGGTACAAACAGCACTCTGACTTCTGGGGCTGGTACAAGTACTTCACCGACAACGGCAACCAGGAGGCA GTTCAGGAGATGGACCGCATCTACCTGGCCTACCTCCAGAACAAGAACCGTGCTGAGGGACGCCGCTCATACAAGGCCTACTTGCGCCACCTGGGGGAGATCTACAAGTCTTGTTCCGATTCTGATGACCCCAACTGCGTGGCTTCCTACACCAGCAGGCCCAAACCTAAACCAGAGCCTCTAAAACCTGCACCAGTGAAAACCTGTGACCCCACCAAGGACCCCTACTGCCTATATGCTGCTTTGGTCCAGGGCAAGAGCCCCTACCTGCCCCTGGTACTCCCAGCTGCCACCCCCGCCCCGGCACCAGTCAAGGCCCCAGCCCCTCTTTATGTCCGCTCTGCTGCTCCAGCCAAGGACCCGCAGTCAGGGTATTACTACTACGCTCCATCTGCAGTGCCTTTCCTTGCCAAG GAGCAGAAGGCCGAGCTGCTGCGTATCTGCTCCTCTGATGACGTGGAGTGTCTGCAGTACCACCTGAGAGCGGCCCACGGGTATGCACCCTCTGCTGGACCTCTGCCTTCCTACGCCCACCTCGGCTGTGACCCCAAGAAAGACCCCACCTGTAAACCCAAACTGGTGCAGAAAGCCCCCACTGGTCACTACCTGCAGTACCCCAACTGTGATCCACTCCGGGATCCCCTCTGTGCCTATGCTGCCTCCCTTGTG GCACCCCGTGCTCCTAACCCCCCTGCCCCTGCTGGCCCTGGATCCTGTAACCCTCTTTTTGAAGAAGGCTGCAACCCTCTTACCGCCACCAGATTTGCCACTCCCCCTGAGGCAtacaaaaatgatgaaaaagagGAGGCTGCTGCCATTCGTGCTGCCCCTCCTGCTGCTGAACAGAATGACCCCTATGCCATGTTTAGGGATGcttatgctaatgctaacagagTTACTGATCCTTATGCTATGTACCGCCAGGCTAGCGCTCCAGCTTCTCCTCCAGCTAGTGACCCATATGCCATTCTGCGCCGATTCATGGCCCAAGCTCAAGTTAATGACCCATATGCTCCACGCATGGAGGCTGCTCCAGAGTCTAACCCCAATGATCCTTTCTCTGCAATCCATGAGGCGGAGGCAGCCATGCATCGCCACGGCCCTCCCACTCCCAGGCAGCAGCACTCTTTTTCCTATCCCAATTATGAGGAGCCTGCCCAGGGCCAGGAGGAGCGCCACCCTCTGGGTCCCCCAGGTAAAACCAAGGAGGGCTATGACTGCTTCATCGGCTACGATCGTGAATGCTACCCCATTAAGCCCAACGAGCCACGTTCTGGAGTTCACCGCCGCATCCCCTATCCTGCTGAAGCCTACGAGCCCCACCTGAACGCTGACGGCACCCGAAACGGGGTCCTGGAGCCTTCCAACCCACACTGCGACCCTGAACACGACCCTGACTGCCGCCTGCGTCGCTATGAGCCGGAGCAAATCCACACCAAGGCCCAGCCCGAGTATCACGCCGAGGAGGACCACAACCAGGGGGCAGCAGAGAGCGAGCAGCAGCCGGAGCAGCAGGAACAGGACCAGTACGAGGCAGAGCCCTACCAGAGCGGCCAGGAGGAGCCTCACATGTTCTACCAGCCACTCTCACAGGGTATGCCTAGCCTCCAGGACATACTGAGGCGCTACGGAGACCAGTACCCGGGTCAGGGTGATCGCAGAGCCTATGCAGACGACTACCGCAAGAAAtaa